DNA sequence from the Corvus moneduloides isolate bCorMon1 chromosome 29, bCorMon1.pri, whole genome shotgun sequence genome:
ttCCACGATCAACTCAGTTCTCTAAGCGGTGCCATGCGTCCAACAGGTCTTGTTTTgccaggcccaggatggtgttctggGCAGTGCTGTGAGGCACCGGCTGCATCTCCAACCAGCCGGTGGTTGCTTCCACCATGGTGAGCACACAGCGCTTGCCTTGTGTGGCAGGACTCCCTCCCCGCCCCTCTCTCTACCACAGATGGCTGGTGCAGATGGGAGAGATGACCCAGGTGGGTCAAAGACCCAGCAAGGGGTCATCTCCTGGTGCCAAAAGGTCTGCAGCCCGACCAAGAATCAACATCTTGGTATGGAGAGCAGATGCAAGAAGAgataaaagaagaataaatatcATTGACCAAAGACACTGGTCTTTACGACTATAAAAGTCACCCAGATTATCATGGAGGTAGAAGCCTCTTACACACAGCCTGGGAACGTGTCAGACAGCTACTCCCTGAAGCGTGGACGCATCGTCATGGTAACTTTTCCAGAAACTGAGGGAAAGGATTTCGATGTGTGCCCCATCAGCAACTGGATGTTAAGATACATTGAATCTTAATCTCTACTATTTCTTTGCTAGCTATAAATAGGTACCTTTAATCGTGCACTGTATGTTATCTACTAgtagttctttttgttttagtcCTGTGTAGTAAATAGTCTGTTTAAAGCCTTATGTCTGTTAAttttgtgtctattaaataaataattcattctgtAATAGACCTAATCGGCCATTATTGAAGAACTTGTGAACaagagtgggttttggggtgctggccGCTGCCAGAGGCCTGGACAAAAGGCAAGGATTTATCTAAACTTTCATCTCTATCCATAACACCTTGGCAGGTTTGcggcagtgtgatgtaatcaagCTGCCAGACTTCTCCATACCCGTACTTATTCCGCCGTTCCACAGAGGCTTCACGCTCTCAGCCTGCTTAATGGCTTGAGAGATGTCTCACACTCGTGGATAGCCTGGGAGATGGTGTCCATGGTTAAATCCACTCCTCGGTCTTGTGCCCGCTTAGAGGTGgaatctctgccctgatgacctgaggcatcacGGGCCCATCGAGGcaggaacaactctcccttgtgctgccagccCAGATCTACCTGTGACACTTTGACTCGGGGAGCCTGGTCTGCCTGTTCATTGGGAGGGGGGTTTGGTCACTAGAgatctttttctgttctcttagggagaggagtctttcctctgctgtgctgtggggtccttcccacaggagacagttctccgtgaACTTCTCCAGCGTGGTTCTAATTTCACGAGCAGCAGTTCTGCCAAAACTGCTGTAACgtgagtccttcccatgggcaaagactcttcccaaaactgctgtggtgTGGGTCACTAGTCCATGGGGTGCAGACTTTTAAGGATGGGCTGCtctagtttggaagcaagggCCTTCTCTATCTCTCGAAGCAGGAGCCCTCTCTCTCTATTTGGGTCTCCCACTGCATTACAGGATTTTTTGGCTTCTACTCGCTCCAGCATAGGCACCTTTCTCATGGGCTGTGAGTGGATTTCTACACTCCCCGTGGACTTCATGGATTACAGGGGGACAGTTTGTTTTACCATAGTCCTCACCATGGCTTGCAGAGAAATTTTAACTCCGAtgcttggagcacctcctctccctccttctttccactgaccttggtgctgTCATGTTGTCTTTCCTCACACGTTctcacttcctcctctttctccgACTAGAAGAAAAATTGCTGCTCATGAGTACTATTGCCAACAAATTCCACCAATTCAAAGGTTCTTGCAGGATCCTGCAGTGCTGAGAGGTTGACTCCGTCTAGGTTCCGCGCTGGGGAATCACTCGCCGTGTTTTCGCCACTGGCTCGGCTGCTATTTAATGCCTTTCTTCATGCGGGGCGCCGGGAAGGAGAAGTCACCCTCGCTGCCCCTGCCTTTGTGCCCACACTTGTGGCATGGCTaggggcagccaggcaggcCAGGTGCCTTGCCACCCCGTTGAGAAAAACTGCACGTGCCctgttttgatttccttcttaaatacgtcatcacagaggcgttactGGGCCAGCAGCGTGTCCGTCTTCAGAGTCATCAGGGATTGACTCTGttggacatggtggaagcttccagcagcttctcacaaaaGCCACCTCTGGGCTCCCTCCTGCTAtcaaaaaccaggctgtgcaaaacTAACACAGGTGCTTAATGAAGTTGTATCCAATACACAAATGGATTACCCAAGAACTGCTATTCTATTTTCACCCTTTCCTCATGAGCCCCAAATCAGGCACCTATAAATGTCTTGGTTTAAAAGACGaatgtctgccaaggaaggcggGAATGGAAAGAAGACCCCTCCCTCCAAATTATAATAACTTCGAAAATTGCGGGGCTTCCAGGCAAAACtgtaggaaaaggaataacagctctttgctagaaaataattagaacagaacagaacacaCAACAAGAAAGTAACAAAAGCTTCCAACCCGCTCAGTGCTATTTGTTCCGCTTTGCTGTAGTTATGACCACGGCTGGCAAAgggtgctggtggctctggtggggcagaggctgcagtgaCTCACTCGCAGTGGGTGGGGGTGTCCTATGTGAGCTCAGAACTTCCCCGGGTGGTAACGGCGGCATTGGCACAACAAGGAGCCTcagggctcctccagccccgtgggcagctgctccccaaTGGCCCTGAGGTcagggaaggatggaaaacACCACCTGCTCAAAAACATTGTTCATTGGATAATTTAGTCAATGCAAATGGAACCCCAAATCTGTGGAGAATTGGAGCTGGTTCCTGTTGGGGCTGGGCCTAGGAGAGGGCTGCGTTGGCTCGTCTCTGGGCTTTGCGCTCCACCTGGGCACAGTACTTGTCGGGCATTCCagtggctctgcagaggaaagaatCCATCAGGCTCCCGATGGCTCTGGGACCGTGGCCCCGCAGCAGGTGCCGTTTGCTGAGGatgcagagggagctgggaggtggCCCAGGCTGGGGCACCAGGAAGGACTCGGGgagcccagggaagcagcatgGGCAGCCCCTGACCTGAactcctgcagcttctgctgcccGAGCTGGGCGAGGCGCCGGTTGCGCCGCCGgacctcctgctcctgctgccggCCCTCCTCAATGAAGGccgcccgctcccgctcccgctgctGCCGGAGCTCCTGGATCTGCCGCCGCAGATCTTCGGCATGGGCGCGCTGCTGGAGCTCCCTCTGTTCCCGCTGCAGCTTCTCccgctgcagctgctcctgatgGGCCCTGCGGGAGAGCCGGGCTGGCTCAGGGACCCCGCCACAACCCCCACACCTGGCACAGCACCTGGGCGGGCACTGGAgtccccagagccaccagctgGCACTAGGAGCCCCCTGGCCACCACCTCAGCCATCCCTCGGCCCCGTGTGCCTCACCTGAGCACCCTCTGGAACTCCTGGCGGTCCTGCTCCACCTGCATGGCCAGGTACTGCTCCTTCTGGGCCACCTGCTCCAGCCGGTCCcgcctcagctgctgctccagctccacctTCTTCCGTGCATTCTCCAGCTCCTGCCGCCGCCATTCCCGGTCTGCGGCTTCTTGGCTCCTCTTGGCCATCAGAGCATCCTGCCCACATAGGGGACAGTGCTGGGCTTCCCTCTGGGGGCAGCTATGGAAGCCCTTGGCCGTGGCTTTGGCTCTGCTGGCACCGCTCCAGGACATGCCCTGGCTCCAGGGGCTGGTCCTGCAGACCCCTCTGGACATGCAGGGGCGCTGCCCCTTTgccgggctggggacagggacggtgGCAGGGGAGCGTGTCACCTGTGCCCGGGCCACTCACCCGCTCTGCCTGCCAGTCCCGGGCCCGCTCCTGCGCGGCCCTGAGCCGGgccagctccttctccttctccaggcGCAGTTGTTCCTGCTCCGCCTCCAAGGCGGCCTCGCGCTCCTGGGGGGGACAGAGCCCCAGAGTGGGGCAGAGCCCCGGGGTGTGGGACAGAGCCCCGGGATGGGGGACAGAGCCCTGGGATGGGGGACAGAGCCCCGGGATGGGGGACAGAGCCCCGGGGTGTGGGACAGAGCCCTGGGATGGGGGACAGAGCCCTGGGATGTGGGACAGAGCCCCGGGATGGGGGACAGAGCCCCGGGGTGTGGGACAGAGCCGCGGGATGTGGGACAGAGCCCCGGGATGGAGGACAGAGCCCCAGGGTCAGGACAGATTCCCAAGGTGGGGGACAGAGCCCCAGGGTCAGGACAGATTCCCAGGGTGTGGGACAGAGCCCCGGGGTGGGGGCAGAGCCCCAGGGTCAGGACAGAGCTCCAGGGTGGGACAGAGCCCCGGGGTAGGGGACAGAGCCCCAGGGTCAGGACAGAACCCCGGGGTGGGACAGATTCCCAAGGTGTGGGACAGAGCCCCAGGGTGTGGGACAGAGCCCCAGGGTGGGACAGAGCCTCagtgcagctcccacagcccctgcccagcccaccAGGAACCCCCCACCCACTGCTCTTACAGCCTTCTGCCGCTGCTGCTTCAGCACCCGCTCATCCTCCAGCCTCTCCCGCTCCCGCTGCTCATCCTTCAGTCGCTGGCTCTCCGTGTTGAAATACTGAATTTCGGCATGGATTTGCCTATGTCGCTCCTGTTTCTGCTCCCAAGCCTGGAAACACCACGCAGGGTTGGAAGCCACtgctccctccccctcctcactCAGGGCAGGGAGGCTTTGGGTCCCCTCCTGGGGATGCCACAACGTCCCCAAGGGACCAGAGCTCTGatcctgctggctgctgtccccactCCCCGAGCGTGGctgacccagcactgccaatCCCTTTCCAGCCAGGTGGAAACCTCCCTGcaccccattccctgctcccaccttcCGATCCTCCTTCTTCATATGCTCCAGGCACTCCAGCAGCTTCTGGCCCTCCTGGTATTTCTCCTCATCTCTCAGCGCCTGCTTCTCTGCGTTCTGCTCCATCTGCTTCACAAggtcctgcctggctctgggaacATGAGAGCGGAAGGGTTCCCTCTGGCTGCGTCCTGCTCCCCATGGTGGGAATGCTGGCATGGACAGGGCTGGTGTGGTGGAATGGGCCGAATGCCTCCATGGGGAAGAGGCAGCTTCTGCCCACCTCATCATCTCCTGCTTCCTCTGgcgctccagctcctcctggacCGCCACACCCTTCTCCCACTCCATTTCCATCATCTTGTCCAGGCGCTTCTCCTCCTCCGCCAGTTCCTTGCGGATCATCCGCTTCTCCAGGATTTGCTTGTCCCGGATCATGTTGCACTTGGAATTGAGGAAGAGCTGTAGGGACAAGAGGTGTCTGTGGCTCTGAGCCGccctgggacacagggagcagggagggcaaGGGAAGCAGAACAGGAGCCCGGGAGCGCGAGGAGCAGGGGAGGCTCAGGCAGTGCCCGGTGACAGCGGGGAGCGCTGGCCCTACCGAGGTCAGTTCCCGcatctcttcctcctgctccagcctcatcCTCGTCGCCCACTGCAGCCgcttctgctcctcctgctgcagccactccTCCACATCTTTCTGATGCTCCCTCTCATTCTGCAGTTCTGCCTTTCTCAGCTCCTCACTCTGGGCCTTTTTCAGGGCTTCCTGCGGGCACAGGGAGCACTGCCCAGTCCCGGGCACCTTCCCGAGGGCTCCTGGGGCCACACTTCATGTGCCACATTCCCGGCACGGAGCGGGGACACGACGAGCTCCTGGGACCCTGGCACGGCCATGGGCAccccttcccacacctctgGGCAGACACCCTGTGCCCTTGAAaggctgggagcactggggacaATTCCTGGGATGCTGCCCAGCTCTCAGTGGAGCCCCAAGCCCTGCAGCTTCCCCTGTGCCCCAAAACATGAGGGACAGAGGGGGGATCTCCTTGGTGAAGCCACCACCCCTCGAGGTcagctggggagcaggaaaagggggagcaggaggggagatGCCTACGAAAGCAGCGTCCTGTCTGGCTTTCAGGGTCTTCAGCCTGTCCCAACGCTCCTCCTCTGTTGGGGATCGAGCTGATTCCTTGGTCTTCTCATATTCCTTTTTCCCAATGATGAGACACGGTTGGGGCTTTTCCTGGGGAATgctgggggggcacagggagagcagtCAGTGGCACGGAGACCCCAACAGCTCCCTGTGTTCCCTGAGCTGCCTGAGCTGCCCACTCGGCCACCAAATCAGCCCAGAGCAATGCGGGAAGCGCTGGGGAATCTGTGGGGACCCGGCTGTCCCGGTGTGGggggaggcaggaagggaaagTGTGGTGCAAGTGGCACCAGGCTGGGATGCAGGGGGGCAGGACACACTGCCAATCCTGCTCCCCCGAGATTTTGGGATGGTGCAGTGACACCCATTTCCGCAAAACCCCTCAGGGCTCAGGCACAGCCTTACACGAGGTTCCGGATCAGGTCCCCGGTGATGATTCTGGTGGTTTTCGGTTTGTAACTGATGGAGGGCAGAGCTCCAGGATGTTTTGACACATCCCGAAGGATCACGATGGGGCTGCTGGAGTCGGTGCCCTGCGGGAAAGGATGATGTGAGGAACCCGAATCCCCCCACCCTCGGTGCTTCCCGGACACCAACTGATCCCGGGAGGAGCTCTGGACCCTCTGACTGGATCGGCTGCGGGGCTGTCAGGGGACAcggctggaggggctgggggtcaggAGGAGACCGGGATCCTGGCTGGGAAGTCCCGGGGGAAGACCTTGGGACGGACGGACTGGAATCCCGGCGGGGAAAGCCGGGGACGGCGGGCAAGGAGGGATCCCCGGGTGGGGCCCCCGGCACGGAGGGTCCGGGATCCTGTGCCGGCAGTCGCGGCTGCCATCGCGCTGCGAGTGCCGGCGCCGTCACGGGGTGTCGGAGGTGTGACAATGTCCTGGAGCCGACTGTCACAATGCAATGGAACCGACTGTGACAGCGTGCCCGAAGCCACTGTCGCGATGTGTGGGGACCGGCTGTTGCCACTGCCAACAGCTCCTGACACTGGCGGGACAGGGGATGAGAGGGTGGTGCGGAAGCTCCCAGAGTTGGGAAGGTGAAATCCAAGGGATGGCAGAGATGGAATTGCGGCAGCCAAGAGCAGCCAGAGGCTGCGAGAGACACAGCCCCGCAGGCAGCGAGCGCAGGGAGGAAAGAGGGGCACGGGAGGCTCCggagattcccctgcagctcGTGGGGGTCCCCGTGGAGCAGAGACC
Encoded proteins:
- the LOC116436347 gene encoding cilia- and flagella-associated protein 45-like, producing the protein MGGSQPPSGIPCSTGGSSRVVSAPRGPPRAAGESPEPPVPLFPPCARCLRGCVSRSLWLLLAAAIPSLPSLGFHLPNSGSFRTTLSSPVPPVSGAVGSGNSRSPHIATVASGTLSQSVPLHCDSRLQDIVTPPTPRDGAGTRSAMAAATAGTGSRTLRAGGPTRGSLLARRPRLSPPGFQSVRPKVFPRDFPARIPGTDSSSPIVILRDVSKHPGALPSISYKPKTTRIITGDLIRNLVIPQEKPQPCLIIGKKEYEKTKESARSPTEEERWDRLKTLKARQDAAFEALKKAQSEELRKAELQNEREHQKDVEEWLQQEEQKRLQWATRMRLEQEEEMRELTSLFLNSKCNMIRDKQILEKRMIRKELAEEEKRLDKMMEMEWEKGVAVQEELERQRKQEMMRARQDLVKQMEQNAEKQALRDEEKYQEGQKLLECLEHMKKEDRKAWEQKQERHRQIHAEIQYFNTESQRLKDEQRERERLEDERVLKQQRQKAEREAALEAEQEQLRLEKEKELARLRAAQERARDWQAERDALMAKRSQEAADREWRRQELENARKKVELEQQLRRDRLEQVAQKEQYLAMQVEQDRQEFQRVLRAHQEQLQREKLQREQRELQQRAHAEDLRRQIQELRQQRERERAAFIEEGRQQEQEVRRRNRRLAQLGQQKLQEFRATGMPDKYCAQVERKAQRRANAALS